The proteins below are encoded in one region of Ostrea edulis chromosome 3, xbOstEdul1.1, whole genome shotgun sequence:
- the LOC125675421 gene encoding fibrinogen C domain-containing protein 1-A-like yields MPLFFVCIFVLWGVSFSFLINGNSNHTVYGPSGATSHSEIDMIHLLMNQETYFRLELEKTLHQVSRSVEGLKNESQLFKREIEILKKENGDLKEENSRLYQNMSDIKARISAMHFAGTSDLQTKVSNLTFSLTETKHNLTSVNTMCYSLTDRLNDFMLYTTHDMNQLSDMITHIQRNISLINMIMKEEDCYTVLKEFPDTKGRDGVYTIQLKYGLHKQVYCDMTTEGGGWTVIQRRVDGTVDFYRPWYDYKAGFGTPTGNVWLGNDVIYELTNRTNQELRIDVEAFSGETGFAKYSNFSIGNEADKYKLNVTGFSGTAGDSLINAHNGMYFSTKDRENDIHTSANCAKEYKGGWWYSNCHDSNLNGPYLSSPEINSVAIVWQYFHNKDEALKATKMMIRRNSY; encoded by the exons ATGCCCTTATTTTTCGTGTGTATTTTCGTTCTTTGGGGTGTTTCGTTCAGTTTTCTCATCAATGGAAACAGCAACCATACTGTTTATGGACCTAGTGGAGCCACTAGTCATTCTGAAATTGACATGATCCATCTGTTAATGAACCAGGAGACATACTTCCGACTGGAACTCGAGAAAACTCTTCATCAAGTTAGCCGCAGTGTTGAGGGCCTGAAGAATGAATCACAATTATTCAAAAGAGAAATCGAAATCCTGAAAAAAGAAAACGGAGACTTGAAAGAGGAAAATTCCCGTTTGTATCAAAACATGTCTGACATTAAAGCCCGGATTAGTGCTATGCACTTTGCTGGGACTAGCGATCTTCAAACAAAGGTGTCCAACTTGACATTTAGTTTGACCGAAACGAAACATAACTTGACATCTGTGAATACCATGTGTTACTCCCTGACTGATAGGCTTAATGATTTTATGTTGTATACTACACATGACATGAATCAACTTTCTGACATGATAACCCATATACAGCGGAATATATCATTAATAAACATGATTATGAAAG AAGAAGACTGTTACACTGTACTGAAGGAATTCCCCGATACTAAAGGCCGGGACGGGGTGTATACAATCCAGCTTAAATATGGTCTACACAAACAGGTCTACTGTGACATGACTACAGAGGGGGGTGGTTGGACG GTGATACAGAGGAGAGTTGATGGAACAGTGGATTTTTATCGCCCATGGTATGATTATAAAGCGGGTTTCGGTACTCCTACAGGCAATGTGTGGCTAG GAAATGACGTGATATATGAACTCACCAATCGAACGAATCAGGAACTACGGATAGACGTAGAGGCGTTTTCCGGGGAAACTGGGTTTGCAAAGTATTCAAATTTCTCCATTGGAAATGAAGCGGACAAATACAAACTAAATGTAACAGGATTTTCAGGGACTGCAG GGGACAGTTTGATCAATGCTCATAATGGAATGTACTTCTCTACAAAAGACAGGGAGAATGATATACATACGTCTGCCAACTGTGCTAAGGAATATAAAGGTGGATGGTGGTATAGCAACTGCCATGATAGCAATTTGAATGGCCCTTACCTATCATCGCCGGAGATAAACAGTGTGGCTATCGTTTGGCAATATTTCCACAATAAAGATGAAGCATTAAAGGCAACAAAAATGATGATACGACGAAACAGTTATTAA